Below is a window of Plasmodium malariae genome assembly, contig: PmUG01_00_3, whole genome shotgun sequence DNA.
AATAGTGACATAGTTAGGATAcacaatatttattataggtaactcattaatataatatatataaatggacATGTATCAAAAAGAAcgatttaataattaaatatgagCAATATGGACAATGtttgtaaatgaaaaaagaattattattacatttgctaaatatttgtaataataagcgtatgtcatatattattgtaatattaatacatatataataatttttatactattataattatattattaaaaatatgatatattttagagctataaatttaaaagataagAAATAGTACTATATAACGTTATATTAAGTAAATTATACATAGAACAAtgatatgtattttaataggatttaataataatcattaaaacagcaataatattacttattttacattaagATAATATGGATTAATATAACTCAttgtaattttaatgaaatgacttatatatgtacgttcATTATATAGTGTGTTTCCATTTTGCATTTAAGTGTATATCTaaaggtatatatgtaaaactAGCATCtatttatcataaaataatttttttttactatattttaataaataatattctttaaaattacatGAATTCTGAGAATATATCTACAATTATAAATTCTTGTgtgaaataatatgaattgtaaatttaattacataagtggatttttataataattcatataataattaatacatattaaataagaCAAAATTATGTTGTCTAAagtgaataaaaaatgttaaataggactgttttaatataaaattttcatctgTATTTTGTtctactttatatatatcaattatATTAGTATAACTTATGTGAAAAATGCGTATGTTCagcatatgtattttaatgataaatattattttttaaataaataaataatatattcatagtACTACGAAGAAATATGCAATCGCTCATACGAAATGTTATTAATCTTGtattacttttaattaaatattataaataaagtgTATTAGAATATGTTAactttcataatatattagaacaaaaaaattaataacaaattaataaaaaaaataaaatgttcatatatttataaaatagtataaaaaaaaaaaaaaagataaatttgattatacaaatatttgaAAACAATTGTCATGTTGTTCTTCTAATATTCCTACAGATATTTGGAAAAatcatattttcattaatatttctatatattagcccactattttatgttttttaagtattatgTTTAccaaatatgtaaataacatattataatacaacaatttaaatacataatatctttaaaaataataaaaaatttttatgaataatcCCCTTGTATATAGTTAttaaacaatttattttgaaaacaaaaagaatagaatgtaaaaaattaaaatataaaaatagagtaataaaccaaaaaaatatataaaaataaattcaaaattttaaaataaatcaaaccaattattctttaagataaaagttttattaaacatatatataatggatGAATCTATTATGTGAAGCAacaatttacaaaaatttattttcagttaatatatatatatatataaatatatatacatatttttttattttctcacCAGCTTCTATCCCTTGTATAGACGTTTCACCATAagcattaaaattattaataacatatttacattatagtATAATAACCTATATTTTTGgtaatacttttaatttgttttgtaATTACATTCACAATTCTATGTcctaaaaatttataaaataatatggcagctttttaattttgcatgctaattaaatatttatgaatagtgataaaagtatattttcattagttatcaattaaaaaaagatacaaaaaaaaaaaaaaaaaatatagcatCTTTCTAATCCATTTAGTAGAATATATCTACTAATAATTaccataaaataattacgatgtctaaatattttttgtattatttagtGTTGTAAATTATTCCACTTACAtggaattataatattataatattttctaaacaaatttatacttcattttacttttttaaaaaaagataatataattaatttttacttaagaATATCCTTATAATAttcaatatttcaaaaaagtaCCTGACGTTATTGTCATTGATTAATGTATcttaatatgtattttaatttttaaattaattcctGAGAAATCATATTAATAAgtggaaatatatatgcactataattatatatttaataaattatactattttaaatcattcaacagaataataaatatctattataattaatttttaggTAATtgacatacatatatatatatatatatatataatattaaaagttatatataattttcagtCGTATTTACTTTCCGCAACTATAGAAACAatttagtataatttatataatattaattcttCTCTGTGTAATATCATAgtaaatatgaagaaaaactaaaataatactaataatacAACAATGGtttatatcaaaaataaatataaaatataacacaaAATAAGGTATGTACTAATATACTAATaacaatttcttttatagattatatattttaaaaaaaaagaaaagaataaaaagaattaattatattaatacaggTAGtgttatttctatatatgtgTCTTTggtaagaacaaaaaaaagatataatacttatattataataatttttatatagtaaCTTTTATAtcacttatatataattttttaatgttagttatttaactttttctATATAAGGTTTGTATGAATTttacacaaaaataatttctctACAGTgatttaaagtaaaaataatattagaatatatccttagttgtaatatatttatataaggtaaaaaatattggaagcatataaaatgaatattaatttattatatcattttttagtgcacatatttattccttagttcataattttgtaatttctattaatatttattattttaaaattatgctAATGATAAATAGaaggatatatatttgtatctttttttcagTTTGTTATTTAAAACGAACTAAAGTAATAATGTAGAGTCAATATGGAAAGTTGTACTACCCGGGtaatagttatttttttaatactaataaatttatggataaattatttgcttataataaaaaagaaataatatagataaatcaaaaaattaatgcttaaaaaattcctaataattttttcgaaTGTAGGACTACAGTGGTTTAGGTTTTGGAGCATGGGAATACATTGGGAATCTAGAATTTATACAAACTCGAAATCAAATTTTATCTCGCCTTGCTTCTTTAggaaaaaagataattaaaGAAGAATTCAGGAAAGAATGCTTAGAACTgactaattttttaattaagaaaaagGATGAATATCCTAAATATACTGATAAAAATCGTTGGGTTCCAGTTCTTAGGAATTATTTTGGAAATAAATTTGACAAGCTTACTCAACATGGTGGTTGTCCTATGATTTTTgataagaaagaaaaagatcttttagtattaaaatataatgcgTTAGACTTctgtgaaaaaaatatatcatataaaaataagctAAATACCTTCAAAAAGGGAAGTAATACATATGATTGTAATAATGATACTCAGTGTATACAAGATTGTACAGAATATGAGAAGTGgtttataagtaaaaaagaatattttgaGAGTAATAGAAATCTCGTTAGTGAAAGTTGCACATTTAAAAGCTTGTCATCAGAATTTCCGACAAAACAATGCAACATAATGAATTCCAGaatgttaaataatattccTAAATGCCTATATAAGAAAACACAGGAACCTGCTAAATCTGCACCTAAAGAACAAAACGAAATAAGCAGATCCAAATTAGATCAAGTCAATGCTAAAGATTCGCCAGTATCTGAAGATCAAAGTCCATCACAAGTGGAACGTCCACCTGATGACCAACATAGTCCATCTGAACGTCAACCAAGCAGTTTACCTGAAGATCCACCTTCAGATCAAACTCAACTTCAGGAAACAACTGAAGAGAATTTAATGGAAAATTCAACTAATTTAGATTCTGATACACAAAGTACAATTATTAAGAAACCAGATTCTCTTATACATTCATCATCCCCACAGGAAACATTAGGCATTTCTTCATTACAACCTTCAACTGGACAAGAATCAAACGCAGACAATGCTATTGGAACTATTCCTGCAGCTGCTGAAGTATCACATCCTAAACTTCTTCGTACTACTCCTGTAGACTCTAAAATACAAGGTAACATTAATTCTActttcttttctatttttgtaataactAAACAAatcaatatatacatataatgttAATGCAGATCCAGTAGCAAATTCACATAACCCATATGTATCATCATTTTTAACAACGTTtctaattattattgtatttactctttttattaaagtaatataaaattaagtattaaaaatattgtaaacattagattattgtaataaattaatttttaaatatatttctcttGTATCGTAGTACGTTCTAATGGgaaagtttaaaaaaaagaaaaatataagaagacAAGTTAAATTTCTCAGAATATTGCTGCCTTCGAAATCTGACAAAATAAACAAGTTTTTATCAGATCATCATTCAGATGAGCCAATAtatgatgatgaagaaatcataaaaaaattaaaaatacatgaacataacactataaataatacaaatatgctaaagagaaaaaaggacAGATCCAAAACTATTATAGAAGTACATATGGAAGTACTTGAGGCATTCAGAAATGAAGAATgggaatttaaaaaaggtgAATTTTTAGCAATATGTCTAGAAGCatacaaatatgaaaaacataGATCCTATcctaatttaataaatggtgatcaaatggaaaatattaaatatagcaATGGTattgaggaaaaaaaaattatatggaaTAAATGGATAGAAAAGCATAGAAATCTttctgaaaaattgaaaaaagaagattggtttaataatttgaaaaatgaatggaaaaaagaaaaagctaagttaaaagaaatagaaaaattaaaatatatatcttcaaACGAAAATCAAAAATGTTCACATttagaaagagaaaaagatgCATGGAGAGAGTGGATATCAAACAATGGTAAAATTGTAGAACACTATCTGGAAAAGGACTGGTTTAAAGGATTAACAAATGAatttgataatatattagatgaatatgaaaatgaagaaacTGAAAATAGAGTAtcactaataaatatagaagaaaTGGTACATAACAAAAGTTGcgaagaattatatatgtatattaaaaaaaaattattatcaaaatTGTGTGTACTTGTATTTATGACAATATTAGAGGAAtgcaaaaaagagaaaaatgtagaaaataaGGAATCATATTTAGACAGTTCAATAAATGAATGtaattcagaaaaaaattcAGATAGGAAATATCACATTATAGAAAATGGTgttgaaaaggaaaaaaaggttTTGGAAAATAGTGAAAATACTGAAATTTTTGattataaggaaaaaaataattttacagaTGAAATAAAGGATTGGATAGGAGAAGATGATACACATGTAAATTCTATATAAACTATGAATAAAGTAGACTAATACAATTAATTAATACAAAAGGACAACATATAAAATGGTAAGAACATGGTCAAAAGGTATCATAACgatattaaaatgaaaacataatAAGTCAATGAAGCAGATATCTTAAAATTTTGGATATATTAggggaacaaaaaaaaaaaaaaaaatgaaataaattatcaaGCACTGTATATGacgaataaatataattttgagACATAAAGAGTATTTTTTATGAcaaaatgttattaattataatctTCCTATTTAAAAGGTATTCTATAATTTATGATTTCTAAAAGTTCACCATGCCTATTCGCATTAACCTAAAGGCaccataaaaatatattttgttataattatggTAGTctctaattaatatatacatatattgcACTTAATATGattaagtaaataaataaatatatatttatttatattattgaaaAGCATGCTATGAAATGTTTCCGTAAAAACAACGTTACCAAAATAGTTGAGCCCAattgtttaaaaaagttgcaaaaaaaggaaatcaaattttattttaattttttaacgcGATAACTACATACTTCcgattataaataatagaaaattagAGTAATTTATAGaagtaaattattatatgaaaatacatttaaatacgattttttgtttttcgtATATTCACTAATAATTACTGAATCCTAAATTATTAACGCAtatttaattgtatatttttaagtgtaTCATTTATTTCTATTGTAACTATTCCGATACTAAtcgaaataaattttttaagaaaaatataagaaaagttataaaaggtaattcttattttattttccttatataatattgtatttGAAACTATTAAAACTTTTTCTGTGCTATATGTTCTATATATACAAAGTAATTGCTCTAAGATATCTTAGTCATACTGACGTATTtacacaaaattaaatatatattttaatggaAGGTTACAATTACTGGTATGCTTGTAAACATATGGAATGAATGAATCTTTCtacttgtttttatatttgtacatgGGAGGATGctaaattaacatatatttatggttttataatttattcatagGAAACAATTTTCTATGttaggaaaaatatataagcaaaatatatatttgtaaaatggtattattatacactttttgtattgttaaaatatgagaattaataattttttttttttcctattttattctttcgtttttgcttattattttatatatgtcttTTTTCTGTGTTAATATGAGTTAAAATTCCTTTCTCTGAATATTCAGAGTTTAAATGATAAGAcagtttttattataataatttctaataaaattagaCCTAAAATTgcatttatgtttatatcatggaataaaatattacataattttttgggTACATTGGattaaattttgaattattatatttgctttttttttcgttttatttgatacaaataattgtattaaaatttttaatgatgaacttttttaagtttattcTTATAGAGTTTCTATGTACTACtctaatatttaatatatattaccaataaaaaaatacgacAACACGTTTAATATGCCTTCtgctatatgtatataatattcgcattatatatataaaagctGTGTTCTACAGATACAAAGTTATTTTATCCAAAAGCTTTGGtcaaatatgaatatatgctTTTTATTGAAAACCCAAATAGTTTTAGTAttgaatattaaataatatttaatcataatttgataagtatatttttatgtaaaaaaaaaaaaaaaaaaacagtagGTTTTTATTT
It encodes the following:
- the PmUG01_00016000 gene encoding STP1 protein; this translates as MESCTTRDYSGLGFGAWEYIGNLEFIQTRNQILSRLASLGKKIIKEEFRKECLELTNFLIKKKDEYPKYTDKNRWVPVLRNYFGNKFDKLTQHGGCPMIFDKKEKDLLVLKYNALDFCEKNISYKNKLNTFKKGSNTYDCNNDTQCIQDCTEYEKWFISKKEYFESNRNLVSESCTFKSLSSEFPTKQCNIMNSRMLNNIPKCLYKKTQEPAKSAPKEQNEISRSKLDQVNAKDSPVSEDQSPSQVERPPDDQHSPSERQPSSLPEDPPSDQTQLQETTEENLMENSTNLDSDTQSTIIKKPDSLIHSSSPQETLGISSLQPSTGQESNADNAIGTIPAAAEVSHPKLLRTTPVDSKIQDEPIYDDEEIIKKLKIHEHNTINNTNMLKRKKDRSKTIIEVHMEVLEAFRNEEWEFKKGEFLAICLEAYKYEKHRSYPNLINGDQMENIKYSNGIEEKKIIWNKWIEKHRNLSEKLKKEDWFNNLKNEWKKEKAKLKEIEKLKYISSNENQKCSHLEREKDAWREWISNNGKIVEHYLEKDWFKGLTNEFDNILDEYENEETENRVSLINIEEMVHNKSCEELYMYIKKKLLSKLCVLVFMTILEECKKEKNVENKESYLDSSINECNSEKNSDRKYHIIENGVEKEKKVLENSENTEIFDYKEKNNFTDEIKDWIGEDDTHVNSI